The Candidatus Effluviviaceae Genus V sp. genome has a segment encoding these proteins:
- a CDS encoding T9SS type A sorting domain-containing protein translates to EIAFAMPTAGEYELVVYDVAGRRVRGFRGSASAGQNAVRWDGRDARGVPVASGVYYYRVETAAGTAKSRMVLVR, encoded by the coding sequence GAGATCGCCTTCGCGATGCCGACGGCAGGCGAGTACGAGCTCGTGGTGTACGACGTGGCAGGGCGGCGCGTGCGCGGCTTCCGCGGAAGCGCTTCGGCCGGGCAGAACGCCGTTCGCTGGGATGGGCGTGATGCTCGCGGGGTCCCTGTCGCGTCGGGGGTCTACTACTACCGCGTCGAGACGGCCGCCGGTACTGCGAAGAGCAGGATGGTGCTGGTGAGATAG